A single genomic interval of Euwallacea similis isolate ESF13 chromosome 2, ESF131.1, whole genome shotgun sequence harbors:
- the LOC136417600 gene encoding casein kinase I-like: MHFLKLKFGSKDNSDNTNDNTDNQNKVVKEVRNCPVGTESKNIPLPNMTSSRTSSSSGVLMVGPNFRVGKKIGNGNFGELRLGKNLCNNEDVGIKLEPLKSKVSQLHLEYRYYKMLGQAQGIPKVYHFGTCGVRYNAMVMELLGPSLEDLFTLCNEKFQLKTVLMIADQIITRIEYVHSKKLVHRDIKPENFLVGRSKYKNEKIIHIIDFGLAKEYIDPETEKHIPYKEHKSLTGTARYMSINTHLGKEQSRRDDLEAMGHMFLYFLRGSLPWQGLKAETLKERYQKIGNIKRDTPIEFLCEGQPKEVFTYMKYVRNLDFFETPDYDFLRKMFRDLYIKEGYLDDGIFGWTDRVSTLNIEEQKEVHKTEP, from the exons ATGCATTtcctaaaattgaaatttggaagCAAAGATAATAGCGACAACACTAACGATAATACTGATAATCAAAATAAGGTTGTTAAAGAAGTGAGGAATTGCCCTGTTGGAacag aatcaaaaaatatacCTCTGCCTAACATGACCTCTTCTCGCACTTCCTCCTCTTCCGGAGTGTTAATGGTTGGACCTAATTTTAGAGTcggtaaaaaaattggaaatggaAACTTTGGGGAGCTGAGACTTGGCAAAAATCTGTGTAATAACGAGGACGTCGGCATTAAGCTGGAACCTTTAAAAAGTAAAGTTTCTCAGTTACACCTGGAATATCGGTACTATAAAATGTTAGGGCAGGCTCAAG GGATACCAAAAGTGTACCATTTTGGCACCTGTGGGGTGAGATATAATGCCATGGTAATGGAATTGCTGGGGCCTAGTTTGGAGGACCTGTTCACTTTGTGCAACGAAAAATTTCAGCTAAAAACTGTGTTAATGATAGCTGACCAAATTATAACGAGAATTGAGTACGTACACTCGAAAAAGCTAGTACATCGGGACATCAAGCCTGAGAACTTCCTTGTTGGAAgatcaaaatataaaaacgaaaaaataatacatattattgattttggGTTAGCTAAAGAGTATATTGATCCAGAAACAGAAAAGCACATTCCTTACAA GGAACACAAATCTCTAACGGGAACTGCACGGTACATGAGCATAAACACCCATTTAGGCAAAGAACAGTCCAGGAGGGACGACCTAGAAGCCATGGGTCATATGTTCCTATATTTTCTCAGAGGATCTCTTCCTTGGCAAGGCCTTAAAGCGGAAACCCTTAAAGAAAGGTATCAGAAAATTGGCAATATCAAGAGGGACACTCCGATTGAGTTCTTGTGCGAAG GACAGCCAAAAGAAGTGTTTACTTACATGAAATACGTGAGAAATCTGGATTTTTTTGAGACCCCCGATTACGATTTTTTAAGAAAGATGTTCAGGGATCTTTATATCAAGGAAGGCTACTTGGATGATGGCATTTTTGGGTGGACCG ATCGAGTTTCTACTCTTAATATTGAAGAACAAAAAGAAGTTCATAAAACCGAACCTTAA